CTTAGCCCAATACACATCTTACCTCTCCAGAAGCTCTTCTGTGTTCAGGTAACACTAGAGTATTTCCATTGCTGCCCGGGACAATTGTAGAACCTATACTCATTCTGGGTCCAACTAACATGTACCGTTTGTCTCCGGATCTGTACTGGATGCTGTGGCACAGTGTCCCGTCGTAATTCACATCTTGTAAATACTTGGAGGAATAGTCTGTGGCTTTGGAGCACTGCATTACAATCAACACGACGATACTGATGAGAAAAAGCGTTGAAACTGACCCCAAAGTAatgatcaaataaaatgtaacgCTGTTCTCCTCCTCGTCTTTTAATGAACTTTTAACATCAGAAGCTGCAAACGCCTCTTTGGGCTCCACAACGTTGATAATCACAGTAGCTGTTGCTGACAGTGAAACGTTCCCATTGTCTTTTACTAGTATGACCAGTTTATGCTCAGCCTCGTCTGTCTCTGTGAATGACCGAAGTGTCCTTATCTGACCCGTATAGCGGTCCAAAGCAAAGAGACTGTGGTCAGTAACTTCCTGCAGTGAAAATAATAACCAGCCGTTATATCCTATATCAGCGTCATAGGCTCTCACTTTAGTCACCAAATGGCCTGCGTTCACATTGCGGGGAATCTCCTCCACACCTTCAGCAGAACCGTTAGCGCTGACTGGATACAAGATCACTGGAGCGTTGTCGTTCTGATCCAGAATGTACACGTTCACTGTGACGTTGCTGCTTAGTAACGGAGTTCCAGAGTCTGTAGCTACAACTTGGAATTGAAAAGTTTTGAGGGTTTCAAAGTCAAAGCTTTTTAGCGCCAAAATGTTTCCATTTTCCGAATTAATGTTGAGAAAAGATGCCCATTTATTCTCGTCACCACTGTCTCTCAGAATATGATATGAAATAAACGCGTTTTCATTTATGTCTAAATCTGACGCACTCACCGAAAATACCGAGGCACCTGGGTCGTTATTTTCAGTGACATAGAACGTATAGGGACTCAGTGAAAACTCTGGACAGTTATCATTCACATCTGATACAACAACCCTCACAGTTTTTACAGATGACATGGACGGCTGGCCTGCGTCTGTAGCAAATATTGTTAGATCATATTCagattgtttctctctgtccagtGGGGACTTAGTTATTACAGAGTACATGTTATCTTGTAAAGACGGCATTAGTTTGAAAGGTATATCTTCCAATACAGAACATGTAACTTTCCCATTGAGACCAGAGTCCAAATCATTAACACTGATTAGTGCTACAGTCGTTCCGGGCTTGGAATCTTCGGGGATTGCCTTAGAAAATAATGTCACCTCTATCTCAGGTGCATTATCGTTGAAGTCAACTATTTTAATTTTTACACTCTTGTCCGTTGTCAGGGGAACGGGTCCTTGATCTGATGCCTGTATATCAATCAGATAACTATCTTTTTCCTCAAAGTCTATTTGTCCTTTCACAGTTATTTCACCGGTTACGGTGTCTAAGTTAAACAGTTTCCTTAACCTGCTGTTGACGTCATTCCCAAA
This DNA window, taken from Oncorhynchus gorbuscha isolate QuinsamMale2020 ecotype Even-year linkage group LG13, OgorEven_v1.0, whole genome shotgun sequence, encodes the following:
- the LOC123993294 gene encoding protocadherin alpha-7-like isoform X5, which codes for MEQRGRGALQERCQWVAFMVALVLFWSGASAQIRYSISEELTEGTVVGNVAKDLGIDLSTLKDRRFRIVSGSTEPLFQVNQNDGILYMNRKIDREEVCERSSVCLINLKTVLENPLEIHYVAVELLDVNDHSPSFPEKEKRLEIFESASPGARFQLQAARDPDRDPFSVQQYKLSHNDHFRLEVKDRGEDGKMPFLVLHKPLDREAVRSHKLLLTAIDGGKPPRSGTLEISVDVLDVNDNNPVFTKDEYTVRLTENAPLGTMVIRVNATDLDSGLNGDIMYSFGNDVNSRLRKLFNLDTVTGEITVKGQIDFEEKDSYLIDIQASDQGPVPLTTDKSVKIKIVDFNDNAPEIEVTLFSKAIPEDSKPGTTVALISVNDLDSGLNGKVTCSVLEDIPFKLMPSLQDNMYSVITKSPLDREKQSEYDLTIFATDAGQPSMSSVKTVRVVVSDVNDNCPEFSLSPYTFYVTENNDPGASVFSVSASDLDINENAFISYHILRDSGDENKWASFLNINSENGNILALKSFDFETLKTFQFQVVATDSGTPLLSSNVTVNVYILDQNDNAPVILYPVSANGSAEGVEEIPRNVNAGHLVTKVRAYDADIGYNGWLLFSLQEVTDHSLFALDRYTGQIRTLRSFTETDEAEHKLVILVKDNGNVSLSATATVIINVVEPKEAFAASDVKSSLKDEEENSVTFYLIITLGSVSTLFLISIVVLIVMQCSKATDYSSKYLQDVNYDGTLCHSIQYRSGDKRYMLVGPRMSIGSTIVPGSNGNTLVLPEHRRASGEMRSETLRQDPRSRPQSLSHTQPRKLTPKVPNSDWRYSASLRAGMQSSVHMEESSVMQGAQGVLVQNWPTVSSAAGDAEGGEVSPPMGAGVDSNSWHFRYGAGGPGGPPQHLKPGEVPPEAFIIPGSPAIISIRQQGGEDDKSDFISFGKKEEAKKKKKKKKEKKDKKDKGKDDDE
- the LOC123993294 gene encoding protocadherin alpha-7-like isoform X22 produces the protein MEQRGRGALQERCQWVAFMVALVLFWSGASAQIRYSISEELTEGTVVGNVAKDLGIDLSTLKDRRFRIVSGSTEPLFQVNQNDGILYMNRKIDREEVCERSSVCLINLKTVLENPLEIHYVAVELLDVNDHSPSFPEKEKRLEIFESASPGARFQLQAARDPDRDPFSVQQYKLSHNDHFRLEVKDRGEDGKMPFLVLHKPLDREAVRSHKLLLTAIDGGKPPRSGTLEISVDVLDVNDNNPVFTKDEYTVRLTENAPLGTMVIRVNATDLDSGLNGDIMYSFGNDVNSRLRKLFNLDTVTGEITVKGQIDFEEKDSYLIDIQASDQGPVPLTTDKSVKIKIVDFNDNAPEIEVTLFSKAIPEDSKPGTTVALISVNDLDSGLNGKVTCSVLEDIPFKLMPSLQDNMYSVITKSPLDREKQSEYDLTIFATDAGQPSMSSVKTVRVVVSDVNDNCPEFSLSPYTFYVTENNDPGASVFSVSASDLDINENAFISYHILRDSGDENKWASFLNINSENGNILALKSFDFETLKTFQFQVVATDSGTPLLSSNVTVNVYILDQNDNAPVILYPVSANGSAEGVEEIPRNVNAGHLVTKVRAYDADIGYNGWLLFSLQEVTDHSLFALDRYTGQIRTLRSFTETDEAEHKLVILVKDNGNVSLSATATVIINVVEPKEAFAASDVKSSLKDEEENSVTFYLIITLGSVSTLFLISIVVLIVMQCSKATDYSSKYLQDVNYDGTLCHSIQYRSGDKRYMLVGPRMSIGSTIVPGSNGNTLVLPEHRRASGEPKVPNSDWRYSASLRAGMQSSVHMEESSVMQGAQGVLVQNWPTVSSAAGDAEGGEVSPPMGAGVDSNSWHFRYGAGGPGGPPQHLKPGEVPPEAFIIPGSPAIISIRQQGGEDDKSDFISFGKKEEAKKKKKKKKEKKDKKDKGKDDDE